The genomic region GAAACAAATGATAAGAATGGACCACGCCTTTATCTCTATCAGCCCGAAAAGAAAACTTCCGATTCCATCATGCTTATCTTCCCTGGTGGTGGCTACCATGGTTTAGCTATCGACCATGAGGGCTGGAAAATCGCTGAGTATTTTAATAAACAGGGTGTCACTGCCGCCGTACTTAAATATCGCGTTCCCCGCCGCAAAGGCATGCCCAAACACATGGCGGCATGGCAAGATGCTCAACGTGCCGTACGCATTATTCGTTCAAATGCGACGAAGTGGAATATCAATCCCGAGAAAATTGCTGCCCTCGGCTTCTCAGCCGGCGGTCACCTCACCTTAATGACTTCCACCACTTCACAGACGCCTGCATATAAAGCTATTGATGAACTAGATAAACTTCCTTGCCACGTAAACTTTGCTGTCCCCGTCTACCCTGCTTATGTACTCGAAGATGGCAGTAATGGTCCCAATAAGGGTAAAGGCAATGATTCCACCATTGTCAAAGACTTTAAATTCGATTCAAAAACTCCACCCATGTGTCTCATTCACGGAGATACCGATCAGTATTCTGCCATGGGTTCAGTTGCGATCTATCATAAATTGAGAACTAAACAAATTCCTGCCGAGCTTCATATCTTTGCAAAAGTTGGCCACGGTTTTGGGGCTAATCCCACTCTGAGGCCAAATAATAAGCATATTGGTGATTGGCTCAATCGCAGCTACGAAGCGCTCAAAGTTTTTGGCTTTTAGTACTTAAAAACAATAATGCCTAAGGGCCTTATAAAACTTGTAGCAAAATACCTATAAGCTTTGTTTAGTATCGAAAATCATCAATAGGAATCATTTATGTCTTTTTTTAAATCAAGATCAAAAGCCACTCTACAGACCTTATTTATCTCTTGCTCACTTCTAAGTTTCAATAGCCAAGCAGCCACTCCACTTCCCGAAACACTCGCTCCCCTCAATAATAAGCCCGCACCTCAAAGTTTTGACCAAATGTGGAAAGATTTTGATCCTCGAAAAGAAGCACTCGAAGTGGAAGTCATTAAAGAATGGGAAGAAGATGGTGTTATCTTAAAAATCCTTCGCTACGACATCGGAATTTTCAAAGGACAAAAAGCCAAAATGGCCGCTGTTTATGGCTACCCAAAAGGAGCTAAGAACCTTCCGGGATTACTACAAATTCATGGTGGTGGCCAGTACGCAGATCACCGTGCCGTACTCACTAATGCCAAACGCGGCTATGCTACTTTATCTATTGCTTGGGCGGGACGTATAAGTGCGCCAGATTACAAAGTTAGTCCCCATGAAGTCAAACTCTTTTGGGATAAGAAAACTTCCGATCCCGATTATAAACTCACTACTGACTGGGGCGCCTTGGATGCTTATCATGCTCCAAGTAAACATGGTAAAGATGCTTTCCCTTCTATCCCTACTGCCGATTGGACTTTAGATCCCATCGAATCACCTCGTAATAACTCTTGGTTCCTAATCACTCTCGCTGCTCGCCGAGGATTAACTTTTCTAGAAAAACAGCCTCAAGTCAATGGTGATAAGTTAGGCGTCTATGGTCATTCCATGGGTGGCAAACTCACGGTTGCGACTGCCGCAAGTGATTCACGTATCAAAGCTGCGGCCCCTTCCTGCGGTGGCATTAGCGACCGCTACAACGAAAAAGAACTGCATCGCAATACTGTGGGTGATTCAACACAACTCAAGCAGATAAGTGCTCCCATAGTCTTTCTTAGTCCGTCGAATGATTTTCATGGTCACATCAATAATTTAGTTGACGCCGTAAAGGAAATCAAAACGGATCAATGGCGAGTCATTTGTTCACCTCACGGTAGCCATCAGGAAATCCCCTCTGCAGAAGTCGCAACTCAATTATGGTTTGATCAATACCTTAAAGGATCATTCACTTGGCCCAAAACCCCTGCAACTTCACTCAATTTAGTCAGTCCGTCAGGCAGCCCTACTCTCATTGTGACTCCCGACCAAAGTCGTACTATAGAAGCCGTCGATGTCTATTACTGCCAACAAGGAGACTCCAGCGGTAATCGACAATTACGTTCAAATCGAATAAATCGCTTTTGGCACCATGCACCAGCGCATAAAAAGGAAAATCAATGGCAGGCTTCAATGCCGCTTTATTCCGTGGATAAACCACTATGGGTTTATGCCAACATTAGCTATAAATTAGATACTGCGGTGACCGCTGCGGGCTATTACTATGGAACTTACAAAACTGATACATTCATTGTCTCATCTTTAGTCAAACTAGTCACTCCTAAGGCCTTACAGAAGGCAAATTTAAAAGCACAACTTAAGCCGAGTACTATCATTGAAGACTTTGATACTGATTGGCATCAGGAATGGTTTAGCTATAAGCCTCAAACTTGGCCACGAAAAACTCATAAACTCTATCATCCTGCTTATCAAGCACCTAGCCCTGATGCGGGATTAAAGATTAGAGTCTTCTCGGAAAAAGATAACACCCTGCTTATTGGCATCGATAAATACGTAGCTGAACTCACCTTAAAAGCAGGCCAAGTCAACGAGTTTATCCTCAAGCATAGTGATTTTAAAAACTATGAGGAGCAAGCCCTCAACTCTTGGAAGGGAATTGCCGAGCTCAGACTCAGTGACGCCGAAATCCTACGCTCGAGTAAAAACCGTAGTAAGACTCGTCGCCTTGGCAAATCTTGGCAAGGTAGCGATCCTCAATTCAAAGAACTGACTTGGATTAAATAAAGCCAGTTCTTCAGTACATCTATCAAATATTAAACACTCTTGTTTACTTGAGTAAGTAAACAAGAGTAAAATAAACTGAGACATAAATTATGTTCCGAATCTTTCTTACACTCTGCTGCTTTAGCCTTGTTCATGCCGCCGAATTCCATACTCCTGATACAGATAAAAAAAATCTACGCCAACAAGAGGATTTTGACTCAAAACTCCCCAATGTACTTCTCATTGGTGATTCCATTTCTATTGGCTACCACAAAGATGTAGTCAATAGACTTGCAGGAAAAGCTAATGTAAGTCGTCCCAAAACCAATTGCGGAGATAGCAATAAGGGTGTAAAAAGCATTGATAAATGGCTAGGTAAAACCAATTGGGATGTCATTCATTTTAATTTTGGACTTCACGATCTTTGTTACCGTCATCCCGATGCCAAGGTCTATGGCAAGCGCGATAAAGTTAATGGTACCATTTCAGTTCCTATCGAACAATATCAGAAAAATCTTCAGTTCATTATTAATCGTTTAAAGAAAACAAATGCCAAACTCATTTGGGCAAGCACCACTATTGTTCCCGAAGGTGAAGCCGGTCGTTTTCAAAAAGATAACATTCGCTATAATTCTGCCGCCCGTAAAATTATGCTGGCTAATGGAATTATCATTAATGATCTCTTCACTATAAGTAAAAATCTTCCTGATAAATACTGTAAAAAAGGCGATGTTCACTTCATTTCCGAGGGTTCGAAAATATTGGCCACAAAAGTAGCCAAGGCAATTGAGGCTCAATTGCCAAAAAAAGCCTCTACTCCGAATGTCATACTTTTTCTCATTGATGATTTAGGTTGGAATGATATAGCCTGTTATGGCAGTACTTTTTACGAAACGCCAAATCTTGATCAACTCGCCAAAGAAGGCTTTCTTTTTACCGATGCCTATGCTGCCAATCCTGTCTGCTCCCCCACCCGTGCGAGTATCTTGCTCGGCAAATATCCCAGCCGTGTGGGACTGAGTAACCATAGTGGTTCACCCGGGCCAAAAGGTCCAAGTCACAAGCTTATTCCTGCCGAAGTAAAAGGCAATATGCCTTTAGAGGATATCACCCTTGCTGAAGCGCTTAAAGAAGCAAACTATACCACCGCTCATATAGGTAAATGGCATCTGCAAGCCCATTATGATAAATCACAAAATCATTTCCCCGATAAACATGGTTT from Lentisphaera profundi harbors:
- a CDS encoding alpha/beta hydrolase codes for the protein MNSLFKKISSSLFISCLIALTCASGLHAAERQELRLWPEFAPGETNDKNGPRLYLYQPEKKTSDSIMLIFPGGGYHGLAIDHEGWKIAEYFNKQGVTAAVLKYRVPRRKGMPKHMAAWQDAQRAVRIIRSNATKWNINPEKIAALGFSAGGHLTLMTSTTSQTPAYKAIDELDKLPCHVNFAVPVYPAYVLEDGSNGPNKGKGNDSTIVKDFKFDSKTPPMCLIHGDTDQYSAMGSVAIYHKLRTKQIPAELHIFAKVGHGFGANPTLRPNNKHIGDWLNRSYEALKVFGF
- a CDS encoding dienelactone hydrolase family protein: MSFFKSRSKATLQTLFISCSLLSFNSQAATPLPETLAPLNNKPAPQSFDQMWKDFDPRKEALEVEVIKEWEEDGVILKILRYDIGIFKGQKAKMAAVYGYPKGAKNLPGLLQIHGGGQYADHRAVLTNAKRGYATLSIAWAGRISAPDYKVSPHEVKLFWDKKTSDPDYKLTTDWGALDAYHAPSKHGKDAFPSIPTADWTLDPIESPRNNSWFLITLAARRGLTFLEKQPQVNGDKLGVYGHSMGGKLTVATAASDSRIKAAAPSCGGISDRYNEKELHRNTVGDSTQLKQISAPIVFLSPSNDFHGHINNLVDAVKEIKTDQWRVICSPHGSHQEIPSAEVATQLWFDQYLKGSFTWPKTPATSLNLVSPSGSPTLIVTPDQSRTIEAVDVYYCQQGDSSGNRQLRSNRINRFWHHAPAHKKENQWQASMPLYSVDKPLWVYANISYKLDTAVTAAGYYYGTYKTDTFIVSSLVKLVTPKALQKANLKAQLKPSTIIEDFDTDWHQEWFSYKPQTWPRKTHKLYHPAYQAPSPDAGLKIRVFSEKDNTLLIGIDKYVAELTLKAGQVNEFILKHSDFKNYEEQALNSWKGIAELRLSDAEILRSSKNRSKTRRLGKSWQGSDPQFKELTWIK
- a CDS encoding sulfatase-like hydrolase/transferase, whose amino-acid sequence is MFRIFLTLCCFSLVHAAEFHTPDTDKKNLRQQEDFDSKLPNVLLIGDSISIGYHKDVVNRLAGKANVSRPKTNCGDSNKGVKSIDKWLGKTNWDVIHFNFGLHDLCYRHPDAKVYGKRDKVNGTISVPIEQYQKNLQFIINRLKKTNAKLIWASTTIVPEGEAGRFQKDNIRYNSAARKIMLANGIIINDLFTISKNLPDKYCKKGDVHFISEGSKILATKVAKAIEAQLPKKASTPNVILFLIDDLGWNDIACYGSTFYETPNLDQLAKEGFLFTDAYAANPVCSPTRASILLGKYPSRVGLSNHSGSPGPKGPSHKLIPAEVKGNMPLEDITLAEALKEANYTTAHIGKWHLQAHYDKSQNHFPDKHGFDINIAGHRMGQPGSYYFPYKSKPHPSTNVPGMADGKDGDYLTDKLTDKAIDFIKDHQNKPFFLNFWYYSVHTPIIPRQDLKKKYEAKANKLGIQKNLPGTPVLKSFARSSQNNPSYAAMVEAMDENIGRVLTTLKELKIEDQTIIIFCSDNGGLSTGTGANAPTSLLPLKAGKAWVYEGGIRIPMIIKWPGNKAAGKKLNTPVITTDLYPTILDMLKLPAKPKQHVDGVSLTSLMTAKSESLNREALYFHYPHYHHINSMGPAGAIRMGDYKLLEVYETGELELYNLVDDLAEQKNLISEQPERAAQMLKKLQQWRLESSSPLPKANPTYEAEKDYRIKNK